The sequence GCTTCGTCTTGGAATCAGTCGGTGTCTTCTCGGAGATGAGGTCCGCTTCGACGGAGGACACAAGCAGGACCATTTCCTAACCGATATATTGGGCCAGTACGTCGAATGGGTACCGGTCTGCCCTGAGGTGGAGGCGGGATTGAGCACCCCAAGGGAAGCCATGCGCTTGGTAGGCAATCCGCATCGCCCCAGGCTGATGACCATCACGAGCAAGCATGATCACACCGAAGCGATGGAGACAATGGTCAAGGGCCGACTCGATTCTCTCAACGAACTGGACCTCTCAGGGTTTGTCTTCAAGAGAGGCTCACCCAGTTGCGGACTCGAACGGGTACGCGTGTACACGACACAGGGGATGCCGAGCCACAGTGGCACGGGAATCTTTGCAAAGGCCTTTCAAGATGAGTTTCCCCTGATTCCCGTCGAGGAGGAAGGCCGGCTCTCCGACCCGGCGCTCAGAGAGAACTTCATCGAGCGGGTGTTCTGTTACCGCCGGTTCCAGGATTTGTTGCAGAACGGAGTCACGAAACAGGCTTTGATACGCTTCCACACAATTCACAAATACCTGCTGCTGGCCCATAGCCAGCAGCACTACGAAGCGATGGGGCGTCTGGTCGGTCAAGCGGAGCGGTATCGCCTCAAAGAGTTGACGCTGACGTACGGAGCGCACTTCATGAAAACCCTGACTATGAAGGCGACGGTGCGTAAGCATGTCAATGTGCTGCAGCATATCGTGGGCTACTTCAAGAGTCGCTTGACCACTCAGGAAAAGGCCGAGCTGTTGGACCTGATCGCTGATTATCATCGGGGGCTTACACCGTTGATCGTCCCTCTCACACTGGTCAAGCATTACGTCCAGATCCTCGACGTCGGGTACATTCGCGATCAGGTCTATCTTAACCCGCATCCGAAAGAGCTCATGTTGCGGAATCATGCGTAGGGGGGAAACGCAATGCCACATGTTGTAGTAGAAGAAGCCGGAGATCTGCAGGGCCTCTATCAGGCGTTCACGCCGATGGTTCACCGAACCGGCAACGAAATTCTCAAAGTTCAGGAATTCTATTTGTCGCGGAGCGGGAAAGACGCCCTGCTGGAGTCCGTGGCGATCGAACAGGGTGCCGCATGCAATTTCTTTGTCCAGCTCAAGTTGCACGAGAAAGCCATCACGGTTCGGCTGCTGCCCGCCACGGATCCTGAGAAAACCCCCTCGGTCAAGAAGCTGATGGCCCTCGTCGCGGGATTCATTCGTAAGGTGTACCCGGGAAGCCGTTATGGAAAGACCAACTTACAAGAATACCTCGAGGCGACTCTGAGTTCAGAGTAAGTCAACACAGACGCAATTCACAACAAGAGGAGTGAGGATGATGGCAGCAATTACCAGAGGAGTGATTCTGGTCGGTCACGGCGGCATTCCCAAGGGATGCCCTCAGGATTTAGTCACGAAACTGAAACGGTTGGAAGCTCAGCGGCGTGCCGCGAAGCTTCCTCCTTCGGCGGAGGAACTTGAGCTGGATACTAAGATCCGCCAATGGCCGAGAACCGCGGAGACGGATCCCTATCAAGCGGGTCTCGAAACCGTAGCTGCGTCCCTTCGAGCGCAACTCAATGGCGCACTCTTTGCCGTGGCCTACAACGAGTTTTGTGCGCCGACGTTGGAGGAATCAGTCGAGGCGCTGATCAAG is a genomic window of Candidatus Nitrospira kreftii containing:
- a CDS encoding hypothetical protein (conserved protein of unknown function) codes for the protein MTTSPLRLGISRCLLGDEVRFDGGHKQDHFLTDILGQYVEWVPVCPEVEAGLSTPREAMRLVGNPHRPRLMTITSKHDHTEAMETMVKGRLDSLNELDLSGFVFKRGSPSCGLERVRVYTTQGMPSHSGTGIFAKAFQDEFPLIPVEEEGRLSDPALRENFIERVFCYRRFQDLLQNGVTKQALIRFHTIHKYLLLAHSQQHYEAMGRLVGQAERYRLKELTLTYGAHFMKTLTMKATVRKHVNVLQHIVGYFKSRLTTQEKAELLDLIADYHRGLTPLIVPLTLVKHYVQILDVGYIRDQVYLNPHPKELMLRNHA
- a CDS encoding hypothetical protein (conserved protein of unknown function), whose protein sequence is MPHVVVEEAGDLQGLYQAFTPMVHRTGNEILKVQEFYLSRSGKDALLESVAIEQGAACNFFVQLKLHEKAITVRLLPATDPEKTPSVKKLMALVAGFIRKVYPGSRYGKTNLQEYLEATLSSE
- a CDS encoding hypothetical protein (conserved protein of unknown function); its protein translation is MAAITRGVILVGHGGIPKGCPQDLVTKLKRLEAQRRAAKLPPSAEELELDTKIRQWPRTAETDPYQAGLETVAASLRAQLNGALFAVAYNEFCAPTLEESVEALIKQGATHITVTTTMFTPGGSHSEVEIPEILDQLRPQYPDVELRYAWPFDLDQVANTLAAQIQKFSAVVSDAGQ